In Alteromonas mediterranea DE, a single genomic region encodes these proteins:
- a CDS encoding efflux RND transporter permease subunit: protein MSRIDTQKGLIAWFARNSVAANLLMWLLIVGGLFGAFSIQKQVFPSFDIDVINVRVPYLGAAPQEVEEGVILKIEEAIKDLEGIKQLNATAVEGMGTVSIQVEEDYDVDSLLDEVKVQVDAIPSFPADTEKPVIYRQKIQQDVIWLSVYGDASERELKEFAKDLRDDIANLPGISSVQVVGARDYEISVELSEVDLQKYNLTFAEVVSRLSQTSVDLPGGSIRTENGDILLRTKGQAYTGWDFSQIILLTNANGTRVTLGDVAYINDGFIENNQYALFDDKPAVSLRVRAVGDQNALEISEQVNNYIDSQKSEFPAHITADTWGDSSFYLADRLNMMLENMFFGALLVFLVLSLFLKIKLAFWVIVGLPVCFLGTLLVMPLDMIGVSINMLSLFAFILVLGIVVDDAIIMGESAYSEIDKKGHSAENVIAGVKKVAMPATFGVLTTIAAFSPMLMVSGPFGIIWKTIGMVVIVCLIFSLIESKLILPAHLVHMKLKPYDPAKANAFQRFRDFFSEGIKTFINNKYAPFLAKAVRNRYTTVAVFMAMLILTVGLFGGGIVRFVFFPNIPSDFMIASFELEPGSSLEQRDNVLTTLREAMHRMDDKVAQESGDNVIKHAIAFDNGNLGGEIFAELTKGETRTLTDFEIQNMWREELPEIPGVKSFNISSPGGPGGGSDLSFEFSSSDIKALRAISDELKEALDGYEGVTDINDTFSGGSEEIQLALKPQADALGVSLRDLGQQVRFGFYGAEVQRIQRDDEEIKVMVRYPKAERSSVEHLKNMRVRAPNGQEIPFEQVATFTVGQGFDSIIRVDGKRSVTVSGAVDKALLDPSEVTNDVIDNLMPDLLARYPNVEFKLQGNSKEQADAMFSLMQGLLFSLFAIYALLAIPLKSYSQPLIIMSVIPFGIVGAIVGHLVLGMAVSVLSICGIIALSGVVVNDSLIMVDFVNRARKEGMSLMDAAISAGTQRFRAIILTSLTTFMGLMPIVFERSLQAQVVIPMAISLAFGILFATVITLLLVPALYLILNDLKNVFKGRKQAQITTES, encoded by the coding sequence ATGAGCCGGATAGATACGCAAAAAGGCTTGATAGCTTGGTTTGCTCGAAATAGTGTTGCGGCAAACTTGCTTATGTGGCTGTTAATAGTCGGTGGCTTATTCGGCGCATTCAGCATTCAAAAGCAAGTCTTTCCCAGCTTCGATATAGACGTCATAAATGTAAGAGTACCTTATTTAGGTGCTGCGCCTCAGGAAGTAGAAGAGGGCGTGATATTAAAAATTGAAGAAGCGATAAAAGACTTAGAAGGTATCAAGCAGCTAAACGCCACTGCCGTTGAGGGTATGGGCACGGTGAGTATTCAAGTAGAAGAAGATTACGACGTTGACTCGCTTCTTGATGAAGTAAAAGTGCAAGTGGATGCCATTCCCAGTTTTCCCGCTGATACTGAGAAACCGGTCATTTACCGTCAAAAAATACAGCAGGATGTTATTTGGCTTTCAGTATATGGCGATGCTTCAGAGCGGGAACTGAAAGAGTTTGCCAAAGATTTACGTGACGACATTGCGAACTTACCCGGCATTTCAAGCGTGCAAGTAGTGGGGGCGCGAGATTATGAAATCTCGGTCGAATTGTCTGAAGTCGATTTGCAGAAATACAACCTTACATTTGCTGAAGTGGTATCGCGTTTAAGCCAAACCAGTGTTGACTTACCTGGTGGTTCAATTCGCACGGAAAATGGCGATATCTTACTGAGAACGAAAGGGCAGGCCTACACGGGCTGGGACTTCTCGCAAATTATCTTATTGACCAATGCAAACGGCACCCGCGTTACGCTGGGAGATGTGGCCTATATCAATGACGGCTTTATCGAGAATAACCAATACGCGTTATTTGATGATAAACCCGCCGTAAGCCTTCGTGTCCGTGCGGTGGGCGATCAAAACGCGCTGGAAATTTCAGAGCAAGTTAACAACTATATAGACAGCCAAAAGTCAGAGTTTCCTGCGCATATAACGGCTGACACGTGGGGCGATAGTTCCTTTTATTTGGCTGACCGGCTAAATATGATGCTTGAAAACATGTTCTTTGGTGCGCTACTCGTATTTTTAGTGCTGTCTCTTTTCTTGAAAATTAAACTCGCCTTTTGGGTAATCGTTGGTCTTCCGGTATGTTTCCTTGGCACGTTATTGGTGATGCCGCTAGATATGATTGGCGTATCTATAAATATGCTGAGTTTATTCGCTTTTATTCTGGTGTTGGGGATAGTCGTTGACGATGCCATCATTATGGGCGAGTCGGCTTATTCCGAAATTGATAAGAAGGGCCACAGTGCTGAGAACGTTATTGCGGGTGTAAAAAAGGTAGCAATGCCGGCAACCTTCGGTGTACTTACCACTATTGCGGCGTTTTCTCCTATGTTAATGGTGTCAGGGCCGTTTGGTATTATCTGGAAAACCATAGGCATGGTGGTCATTGTCTGCCTAATTTTCTCGCTCATAGAATCTAAGCTTATTTTGCCAGCTCACCTTGTACATATGAAGCTAAAGCCATATGACCCGGCAAAGGCAAACGCATTTCAACGGTTTAGAGACTTTTTCAGCGAAGGAATAAAAACCTTTATTAATAACAAATATGCCCCATTTCTCGCTAAAGCGGTACGCAATCGTTATACGACGGTTGCGGTTTTCATGGCGATGCTGATATTAACCGTAGGTTTATTTGGTGGCGGTATTGTCCGATTCGTATTTTTCCCGAATATTCCCAGCGACTTTATGATTGCAAGCTTTGAACTGGAACCGGGCTCGTCGCTAGAACAACGCGATAACGTGTTAACAACGTTACGTGAAGCCATGCACCGCATGGACGATAAAGTTGCACAAGAGTCAGGCGACAATGTTATCAAACACGCCATTGCCTTTGATAACGGTAATCTAGGGGGGGAGATATTCGCGGAGCTTACCAAAGGCGAAACGCGAACGCTTACCGACTTTGAAATCCAGAATATGTGGCGTGAAGAGTTACCTGAAATTCCAGGGGTGAAGTCTTTTAATATCAGTTCGCCGGGTGGGCCTGGTGGAGGCTCAGATCTAAGTTTTGAATTTAGCTCTAGCGATATAAAGGCATTACGGGCAATTAGTGATGAGTTAAAAGAGGCGCTTGACGGTTACGAAGGGGTTACAGATATTAATGATACCTTTTCTGGCGGCAGTGAAGAAATTCAGCTTGCCCTTAAGCCGCAAGCCGACGCGCTAGGAGTTTCGTTACGGGACTTAGGGCAACAGGTGCGATTTGGCTTTTATGGTGCTGAAGTACAACGAATTCAGCGCGATGACGAAGAAATAAAGGTGATGGTACGTTACCCCAAAGCCGAACGTAGCTCAGTAGAACACCTTAAAAATATGCGAGTTCGCGCACCAAATGGCCAAGAAATTCCTTTCGAACAAGTCGCTACGTTTACCGTAGGTCAAGGCTTCGACTCGATTATCCGCGTTGATGGTAAGCGTTCTGTTACAGTATCAGGAGCAGTCGATAAGGCGTTACTTGACCCATCAGAGGTAACCAATGACGTTATTGATAATCTGATGCCAGACCTATTAGCGCGCTATCCCAATGTAGAATTCAAACTACAAGGGAATTCAAAAGAGCAGGCCGATGCAATGTTTAGCTTAATGCAAGGATTATTGTTTTCGCTTTTTGCTATTTACGCCTTACTAGCTATACCGCTTAAATCCTACAGTCAGCCGTTAATTATTATGTCAGTTATACCCTTTGGTATTGTTGGTGCCATTGTCGGTCACTTAGTGCTTGGTATGGCAGTCAGTGTATTGTCTATTTGCGGAATTATCGCGTTGTCTGGCGTTGTAGTGAATGACAGCTTAATTATGGTGGATTTTGTAAACCGCGCTCGCAAGGAAGGAATGTCACTAATGGACGCGGCGATAAGCGCAGGCACCCAGCGCTTCAGAGCGATTATTCTCACCTCGTTAACAACATTTATGGGGTTGATGCCCATTGTCTTCGAACGCAGTTTACAAGCACAAGTTGTGATCCCTATGGCAATCTCGCTGGCCTTTGGTATTTTGTTTGCCACGGTGATTACGCTACTACTTGTTCCAGCACTTTACCTCATTCTTAACGACCTTAAGAATGTATTTAAAGGCAGAAAACAGGCTCAAATTACGACAGAAAGCTAA